The Zobellia alginiliquefaciens genome contains a region encoding:
- a CDS encoding Ig-like domain-containing protein: MKILNIKAINLAMLLFALILSISCSKDTDLLAEYVVSDSQEAQLTGNLFINDSYVLTGKDVMVLDVLANDIIANQDKVKIVDTSPPENGIVIINEDKTLTYIPNTIDEKPESTSNIGVEEEKTQEPEQTIEEEALAQSENITENNQNSIESSDDTEKNSSDEDTFTYTVEIDDNGKKVTQEATVKIVKDMGELRAFPGAEGFGKHTTGGRGGYVYAVTNLKDSGKGSLRYGVETISGNRTIIFNVSGYINLTKPLKIRKGFGNITIAGQSAPNQGITLKGSSFWIQDSNVIIRYIRIRPGKDWTTTTNTALDENYEPDDVLRIIAYSGQHLSNIIIDHCSLSWGRDEILDISSSKSGSISNVTIQNCIISENLDKGYGVLVSNNVSNLTFYKNVLAHNKERNILFNNYVDGVEFINNIIYNFSRGTILFYGVKGDLIGNVYKTNSTSNRKLETVRLESSEKAKDNTGLFIFDNYENSNDITISSKGSNNLITHISSNRFFNSKTPNIPSGQVLDNVLPTVGAYLFQDAIDKRIITEIINGNGKRITHENQVGGYPSLQSISRPEKFDSDLDGIPDQWEYSNNLEPLNSDDGSSDQNNDGFTNLEDYLYSLEISN; the protein is encoded by the coding sequence ATGAAAATTCTAAACATAAAAGCCATTAATTTGGCCATGCTATTATTTGCTCTAATTTTAAGTATTTCTTGCAGCAAGGACACTGACTTACTTGCCGAGTATGTCGTTTCCGATTCTCAAGAAGCCCAGTTGACCGGAAACCTATTTATAAATGACTCCTATGTGTTGACTGGCAAAGATGTAATGGTCTTAGACGTATTGGCCAATGATATTATCGCTAATCAAGATAAAGTTAAAATAGTTGACACTTCTCCTCCGGAAAATGGCATCGTAATCATTAATGAAGATAAAACTCTCACCTACATCCCTAATACAATTGATGAAAAACCAGAATCTACTAGTAATATAGGTGTAGAGGAAGAAAAGACGCAAGAACCAGAACAAACCATAGAAGAAGAAGCCCTCGCCCAATCAGAAAATATTACTGAAAATAACCAGAATTCTATAGAAAGTTCAGACGACACAGAAAAAAATTCTTCGGATGAAGACACCTTTACCTATACCGTGGAAATAGACGACAACGGTAAAAAAGTAACCCAAGAAGCAACAGTGAAAATTGTAAAGGATATGGGAGAACTTCGAGCCTTTCCTGGCGCTGAGGGTTTTGGCAAACACACAACTGGTGGACGTGGTGGATATGTATATGCCGTTACGAATTTAAAAGATTCCGGAAAAGGAAGCTTGAGATATGGCGTGGAGACAATCTCTGGAAATCGTACAATTATTTTTAATGTTTCCGGATACATAAATTTGACAAAACCTTTAAAAATAAGAAAAGGATTTGGAAACATTACTATAGCAGGACAATCAGCACCTAATCAAGGGATAACTTTAAAAGGCTCTAGCTTTTGGATACAGGACTCGAACGTAATTATAAGGTATATTAGGATTAGACCAGGTAAAGATTGGACGACGACGACAAACACAGCTTTGGATGAAAATTACGAACCCGATGATGTCTTAAGAATTATTGCTTATAGCGGCCAACATTTGAGCAACATAATTATTGACCACTGTTCGCTATCCTGGGGAAGAGACGAGATTCTTGATATCTCAAGTTCAAAATCTGGATCTATAAGTAATGTAACCATACAGAATTGTATAATCTCAGAAAACCTTGATAAGGGATACGGTGTATTAGTTTCAAACAATGTTAGCAATCTAACTTTTTACAAAAATGTATTAGCTCACAATAAGGAGAGAAATATTTTATTCAACAATTATGTTGATGGTGTTGAGTTTATCAATAATATTATCTACAATTTTAGCAGAGGAACAATTTTATTCTATGGAGTAAAAGGCGATTTGATTGGCAACGTTTATAAAACAAATTCTACATCCAACAGAAAATTAGAAACCGTTCGTTTGGAAAGTAGCGAAAAAGCTAAAGATAACACAGGTCTGTTCATATTCGATAATTATGAAAATTCTAATGATATTACAATATCGTCAAAAGGCTCTAACAATTTAATTACACATATTTCCAGCAATCGATTTTTTAACTCTAAAACACCGAACATTCCTAGCGGTCAGGTTTTAGATAATGTATTGCCAACCGTCGGCGCTTATCTCTTCCAAGACGCTATTGACAAAAGAATTATTACCGAAATCATAAATGGTAACGGAAAGAGAATCACTCACGAGAATCAGGTTGGAGGATATCCTTCCCTACAATCCATTTCACGACCAGAGAAATTTGATAGCGATTTAGATGGTATTCCTGACCAATGGGAATATTCAAATAACTTAGAACCTCTTAATTCTGACGACGGTTCTAGTGACCAAAATAATGATGGATTCACTAATTTAGAAGACTATTTGTATTCATTAGAAATTTCTAATTAA
- a CDS encoding MBOAT family O-acyltransferase, which yields MIGLRLHEAESAIIKKRWLLLSLSVNLGLLGVFKYYNFFVESFVVFAENWDWTPNELTLNVILPVGISFYTFQTLSYTLDIYRGTLKPTKDIVAFFTYIAFFPQLVAGPIERASNLLPQVLSKRTFTKAYFSEGILQIVVGLFRKIVIADTLAKYVDVVYGNIEVHDGTTIILATVFYAFQIYFDFSGYSDIAIGTAKLLGFSFMRNFNLPYFATSLTDFWRRWHISLSYWLRDYLYISLGGNRKGIVLTYRNLMITMLLGGLWHGSSWNFVIWGGIHGVVLSIEKFLNANQWFRAIRSVNWLGRILTFVVVLLAWVFFRAKDFNTALLALRKIFQVQLNMPYVGDITVLANCIAMLIVGLVFDFYLYRTKFSLEKMGSSLGTTKLIVLTCVISLLITLFYSTSDNFIYFQF from the coding sequence GTGATTGGATTACGTCTTCATGAGGCTGAAAGCGCAATAATTAAGAAGCGATGGTTATTACTTAGTCTTTCAGTAAATTTGGGCCTATTAGGTGTATTTAAATATTATAATTTCTTTGTTGAATCTTTCGTTGTTTTTGCAGAAAATTGGGACTGGACACCTAATGAATTAACATTGAATGTTATCTTACCTGTGGGTATTAGTTTTTATACTTTTCAGACCTTAAGTTACACCTTGGATATCTATAGAGGCACTCTGAAACCAACAAAAGATATTGTAGCATTTTTTACGTATATAGCTTTTTTTCCTCAATTGGTTGCCGGCCCCATTGAGCGAGCTTCAAATCTGCTTCCTCAAGTATTGTCTAAAAGAACTTTTACGAAAGCATATTTTAGCGAGGGTATCTTGCAAATAGTTGTAGGCCTTTTTCGAAAAATTGTTATTGCTGATACTTTGGCCAAATATGTAGACGTCGTCTATGGCAATATAGAAGTGCACGATGGTACAACGATTATTTTGGCAACAGTTTTTTATGCGTTTCAAATATATTTTGATTTCTCTGGTTATTCCGATATAGCTATTGGTACGGCTAAGTTGTTGGGCTTTAGTTTTATGCGTAATTTTAATCTACCTTATTTTGCTACATCTTTAACCGATTTTTGGCGAAGATGGCATATTTCCCTATCGTATTGGTTGCGGGATTATTTGTACATTTCTTTGGGAGGGAATCGGAAAGGAATCGTTCTTACTTATCGAAACCTAATGATTACAATGCTTTTAGGAGGTTTGTGGCATGGAAGTTCGTGGAATTTTGTTATTTGGGGGGGGATTCATGGTGTTGTACTGAGTATAGAAAAATTTTTAAATGCGAATCAATGGTTTCGTGCAATAAGAAGTGTCAATTGGCTAGGGCGGATATTGACTTTTGTAGTGGTACTTTTAGCGTGGGTGTTTTTTAGGGCTAAAGACTTTAATACGGCACTTCTTGCCTTGAGAAAGATTTTTCAAGTGCAACTAAACATGCCTTATGTAGGAGATATTACGGTTTTGGCCAATTGTATAGCCATGCTTATTGTTGGGCTTGTATTCGACTTTTATTTGTATCGAACTAAGTTTAGTTTGGAGAAGATGGGGAGTAGCTTAGGCACAACGAAATTAATTGTTTTAACATGTGTTATTTCTTTGTTGATAACACTCTTTTATTCTACATCGGATAATTTTATATATTTTCAATTTTAG
- a CDS encoding PKD domain-containing protein gives MKFHPTAPNKSLIGFVFIFLLIIISCSKDSELLKDAVLADPSTEVKEVTNETSEEISEEELVPEKVVLPEEEEIIEEIIYETRTTVFTTIHDAHLQSGKGYNQDLIRLDEGHRESYLMFDISPIDSIGGILEEVHLEFTISTDDGHGTISVLKGESTEWSEHDISEITAPKSDTLLGSTTNDYYVNQTQEIILDQEKLNPEVLTLVLKHEDGNDLAFASKEHSSKNGPKLVITYSAPQDSEGIVSADQNPTTEVPSSPAIVEEETPVQETPEEPTNQVTEEEEGELNTDTPKEEEEEEEEEEEEEEETPETPISTENQSPIAVVDASPSSGTAPLKVSFTGNNSSDDQEIKNYGWNFGDGSSSNETNPSHTFQKAGTYKVVLTVQDAQGKIDTEETTITVKVKENNAPTAVAKASVTSGEAPLKVNFDGKESSDDIEVTSYLWDFTDGDKGSSSSTSHTFTKAGTYEVALIVKDKDGLEDTDTVTITVTEKENKAPTAIASANTTEGEAPLEIQFKGSNSTDDKAVKNYFWDFKDGSSSTSSNPSHSFTKKGIYNVILTVTDEEGLKDSETITITITETENEAPVAIASGSPLTGDAPLNVQFSSNNSTDDKEITGYFWDFKDGSTTTNKNPSHSFSEPGTYKVELSVKDKEGLTHSTTVEVKVNERPVDNGGGDTGGGDTGGGNTGDGNTGGGDTGGGDTGGSSGNYPSNAVFASSYGFKSGDATAAFQAAIKSGSSYVVIDKQSSDWVVQPSKFFNLKNMTIVFEAGVILRAKSGAYGGISDHIFQMVSPSNITIEGNGATFQMNKSEYTSGEGRHGLSIYGGKDIKISDLIIKDTGGDGIFITRTSSKTFSENITLTNITSQNNRRQGMSITSGENIYIRNCKFINTSGTKPEAGVDLEPDYPYERLVNINFSNCQFSGNDSSGFHLATLKMNSSSTPISVKVTDSEFSHNMKSPSEGVTGTEIYLSQGATNNPVKGEIKFERIQFNGSTDRIIFSRKAHDSFKVVFKDCIAKNIGTNESRGLIELQASSTETSLGGFVFENFRMEYNKNVPFMEINAPNSNFTVRDISGSFTIVEPNNNPLKYSGGYKSSNNVNVSINYTHL, from the coding sequence ATGAAATTTCACCCCACCGCTCCTAACAAATCTTTAATAGGATTCGTATTTATATTTTTATTGATAATTATATCCTGTAGTAAAGACAGTGAATTACTGAAGGATGCTGTTTTAGCCGACCCATCAACTGAAGTTAAAGAAGTTACCAATGAGACTTCCGAAGAAATTTCCGAAGAGGAATTAGTTCCCGAAAAAGTCGTTCTTCCTGAGGAAGAAGAAATCATAGAGGAAATAATTTATGAAACTAGAACAACGGTGTTCACTACTATTCATGATGCTCATTTACAAAGCGGTAAAGGATATAATCAAGATTTAATTCGTCTTGATGAGGGGCATAGGGAAAGTTATTTGATGTTTGATATTAGCCCTATTGACTCTATTGGCGGAATTTTAGAAGAGGTTCACCTAGAGTTCACTATAAGTACAGATGACGGACACGGGACTATTTCTGTTTTGAAAGGTGAATCAACGGAATGGTCGGAACATGATATTTCAGAAATAACCGCTCCTAAATCCGATACCCTCCTTGGATCTACAACAAATGATTATTATGTAAACCAAACGCAGGAGATAATTTTAGATCAAGAAAAATTAAACCCTGAAGTACTTACCTTAGTTCTTAAACATGAAGATGGAAACGATTTGGCTTTTGCTTCAAAAGAACATAGCTCAAAAAATGGTCCAAAACTGGTTATTACCTATAGTGCTCCCCAAGATTCCGAAGGTATAGTCTCCGCTGATCAAAACCCAACTACAGAAGTACCATCATCACCGGCTATAGTTGAAGAAGAAACCCCAGTACAGGAAACACCGGAAGAACCCACAAACCAAGTTACTGAAGAAGAGGAAGGAGAACTAAATACTGACACTCCCAAAGAAGAAGAAGAAGAAGAAGAAGAAGAAGAAGAAGAAGAAGAAGAAACGCCTGAAACTCCTATCTCAACGGAAAATCAATCGCCTATTGCTGTGGTAGATGCATCACCATCTTCAGGTACTGCTCCACTTAAAGTAAGTTTTACAGGAAATAATTCTAGTGATGACCAAGAAATTAAAAATTATGGATGGAATTTTGGGGATGGGTCATCCTCAAACGAAACTAACCCCTCACATACCTTTCAAAAGGCTGGGACCTATAAAGTTGTTCTAACAGTACAGGATGCGCAAGGAAAAATTGATACTGAAGAAACCACAATTACAGTAAAAGTCAAAGAAAACAATGCTCCTACTGCTGTAGCTAAAGCTTCTGTAACATCTGGTGAAGCCCCATTGAAAGTTAATTTTGATGGAAAAGAATCATCAGATGATATTGAAGTAACTAGTTACCTGTGGGATTTTACAGATGGCGACAAGGGAAGTTCATCTTCTACTTCGCATACGTTTACAAAAGCAGGTACTTATGAAGTGGCATTGATAGTCAAAGATAAAGATGGATTAGAAGACACGGATACTGTAACTATAACTGTAACTGAAAAGGAAAACAAAGCCCCTACTGCTATAGCTTCCGCGAATACAACAGAGGGTGAAGCACCATTGGAAATTCAGTTTAAGGGAAGCAATTCTACCGATGACAAAGCGGTGAAAAATTACTTTTGGGATTTTAAAGATGGTAGCTCTTCTACAAGCTCCAACCCTTCTCATTCCTTTACAAAAAAGGGAATCTATAATGTAATACTTACAGTAACAGACGAAGAGGGCTTAAAAGATTCCGAAACCATCACGATTACGATTACCGAAACAGAAAACGAAGCACCAGTAGCAATTGCTTCAGGCTCACCTTTAACTGGCGACGCTCCTTTAAACGTACAATTCAGTTCAAATAACTCAACGGACGACAAAGAGATTACGGGTTATTTTTGGGATTTTAAAGATGGGTCTACAACTACCAACAAAAATCCATCCCATAGTTTTTCCGAACCAGGCACGTATAAAGTTGAACTCTCCGTAAAGGATAAAGAAGGACTTACCCATTCAACTACCGTTGAGGTTAAAGTAAACGAGAGACCTGTTGACAATGGTGGCGGTGACACAGGCGGTGGAGATACTGGCGGAGGTAATACAGGTGACGGAAATACTGGTGGCGGTGACACAGGAGGAGGTGACACTGGAGGTAGTTCTGGAAATTATCCGTCCAACGCTGTGTTCGCTTCTAGTTATGGTTTTAAATCAGGAGATGCAACAGCTGCTTTTCAGGCTGCAATTAAATCGGGAAGTTCGTATGTAGTTATTGATAAACAAAGTAGCGACTGGGTTGTTCAACCTTCAAAATTCTTTAACTTAAAAAATATGACTATTGTTTTTGAAGCTGGAGTTATCTTGCGTGCCAAATCTGGAGCTTATGGTGGCATTAGTGACCACATATTTCAAATGGTATCTCCGTCTAATATTACAATCGAAGGCAATGGAGCAACATTTCAAATGAACAAATCCGAATACACAAGTGGAGAGGGGCGTCATGGGCTCAGCATTTACGGAGGTAAAGACATAAAAATAAGTGATTTAATTATAAAAGATACAGGAGGCGATGGTATTTTTATTACTAGAACTTCGAGTAAAACTTTTTCGGAGAACATTACACTAACCAATATAACTTCTCAAAATAACCGCAGACAAGGAATGAGTATAACAAGTGGAGAAAATATCTATATCAGAAATTGCAAATTTATAAACACAAGTGGCACCAAACCGGAAGCAGGTGTGGATTTAGAACCAGACTATCCCTATGAAAGATTAGTGAATATAAATTTCAGCAATTGTCAATTTTCAGGAAACGATAGTTCGGGTTTTCATTTAGCCACTTTAAAAATGAACAGTTCTTCTACACCAATAAGCGTAAAAGTTACGGATAGTGAGTTTAGCCATAATATGAAATCCCCTTCCGAAGGTGTTACAGGCACAGAAATTTATTTAAGCCAAGGAGCTACCAACAATCCCGTTAAAGGTGAAATCAAATTTGAACGTATACAATTTAATGGTAGTACCGATCGTATTATATTTAGCCGAAAGGCCCATGATTCTTTTAAAGTAGTTTTTAAAGATTGTATAGCAAAAAACATAGGAACAAACGAATCAAGAGGACTGATAGAGCTACAAGCTTCTTCCACTGAAACTTCTTTGGGAGGGTTTGTCTTTGAAAATTTTAGAATGGAGTACAACAAGAATGTTCCATTTATGGAAATCAATGCTCCTAATAGCAATTTTACCGTCAGGGATATAAGCGGTTCTTTTACTATTGTCGAACCGAATAATAACCCATTAAAATATTCGGGGGGGTATAAATCTTCCAACAATGTAAATGTATCTATTAATTATACGCACCTTTAA
- a CDS encoding nucleotide sugar dehydrogenase yields MNTSKIAIIGLGYVGLPLARLFATKYPVIGFDINQKRIEELQSGKDNTLEVSDEDLKAVLQKSANFDKGLYCSSNLEDIADCTHYVVTVPTPVDSTNRPILTPLYKSSETVGKVLKKGDLVIYESTVYPGVTEDECVPVLERVSGLKFNEDFFVGYSPERINPGDKEHTVDKILKVTSGSTPAIGKKVDELYASVITAGTHLAPTIKVAEAAKVIENSQRDINIAFVNELAKIFNLMDIDTTAVLEAAGTKWNFLPFKPGLVGGHCIGVDPYYLAQKAQEYGYHPEIILAGRRMNDGMGKYVASEVIKLMVQKDIKIKEATILILGITFKENCPDVRNTKAVDVISNLKGYSTNLTIFDPWASKEEVKKEFNLDMVSTLPEEKFDVVVLTVAHKEFLDFDLKSSLKPNGIIYDVKSILKDKVDGRL; encoded by the coding sequence ATGAACACATCAAAGATTGCGATTATCGGTCTAGGCTATGTAGGTCTACCATTAGCACGTTTGTTTGCTACCAAATACCCAGTAATCGGTTTTGACATAAACCAAAAAAGAATTGAGGAACTACAATCCGGAAAAGATAACACCCTAGAAGTAAGCGATGAAGATTTAAAAGCAGTTTTACAAAAATCCGCTAATTTTGATAAAGGCCTATATTGCAGTTCCAATTTAGAGGATATTGCAGATTGTACTCATTATGTCGTAACGGTACCAACTCCTGTTGACAGTACCAATAGACCCATCTTGACGCCACTTTACAAATCCAGTGAAACAGTTGGTAAGGTTTTGAAAAAGGGTGATTTGGTCATATACGAGTCTACGGTCTATCCAGGCGTAACCGAAGATGAATGTGTGCCCGTCTTAGAACGAGTAAGTGGATTAAAATTCAACGAAGACTTTTTTGTGGGTTATTCTCCTGAACGAATCAATCCGGGAGACAAAGAACATACTGTAGATAAGATTCTAAAAGTAACTTCTGGCTCTACACCTGCTATTGGAAAGAAAGTAGATGAACTATACGCTTCCGTTATTACCGCTGGAACACATTTAGCCCCTACCATTAAAGTTGCGGAAGCGGCCAAGGTCATTGAAAACTCCCAACGAGATATAAATATCGCTTTTGTTAACGAATTGGCAAAGATTTTCAATCTCATGGACATTGACACGACTGCTGTTTTAGAAGCAGCAGGGACCAAATGGAATTTTCTTCCGTTTAAACCAGGTTTAGTAGGTGGGCACTGTATTGGAGTAGATCCTTATTATTTGGCTCAAAAAGCACAAGAGTATGGTTATCACCCTGAAATTATTCTCGCTGGGCGCAGAATGAATGACGGTATGGGTAAATACGTAGCTTCAGAAGTTATAAAATTAATGGTTCAAAAAGATATCAAGATTAAAGAAGCCACGATCCTTATACTTGGCATAACTTTTAAAGAAAACTGCCCCGATGTGAGAAATACAAAGGCGGTGGACGTTATAAGCAATTTAAAAGGCTATAGTACAAACTTAACAATTTTTGACCCATGGGCCTCTAAAGAGGAAGTGAAAAAAGAATTTAATCTTGACATGGTATCAACCCTACCAGAAGAGAAGTTTGATGTTGTGGTTTTAACTGTAGCCCACAAAGAATTTCTTGATTTCGACCTCAAAAGTTCTTTAAAGCCTAATGGTATTATATATGATGTTAAAAGTATTTTGAAGGACAAAGTAGACGGAAGACTATAA
- a CDS encoding SDR family oxidoreductase: MSLEKLNFPSKYTILVTGGAGFIGSNLCETLLLNGNKVICLDNFATGKRKNIKPFLSNENFTLIEGDIRELSTCESACKNTDYVLHQAALGSVPRSINDPITSNDVNVSGFLNMLVAARNAKVKRFVYAASSSTYGDSKSMPKVEDIIGKPLSPYAITKYVNELYADVFSKTYGIETIGLRYFNVFGRRQDPNGAYAAVIPKFTMQLMNHESPVINGDGSFSRDFTYIDNVVEMNVRALLADNKQALNTVYNTAYGERTDLKELVELLKQYLSKYDSEIGNIQVTYGPERQGDVPHSLASIDKARKNLGYNPQFNIKAGLMSAMDWYWNNLK, translated from the coding sequence ATGTCACTCGAAAAACTGAATTTCCCATCCAAATACACAATTTTAGTAACCGGAGGCGCCGGTTTTATTGGTTCTAACCTATGCGAAACCCTCTTATTAAATGGTAACAAGGTTATTTGTCTTGATAATTTTGCAACAGGAAAACGCAAAAACATTAAACCTTTTCTTAGTAACGAGAATTTCACCTTAATTGAAGGAGATATTCGTGAGCTAAGCACTTGTGAAAGTGCTTGTAAAAATACAGATTATGTACTGCATCAAGCCGCATTAGGATCTGTCCCACGCTCCATAAATGACCCAATTACTAGTAATGATGTTAATGTTTCCGGATTTTTAAATATGTTGGTTGCAGCTCGCAACGCAAAAGTTAAGCGTTTTGTGTATGCTGCCAGTTCCTCTACTTATGGAGACTCCAAGTCGATGCCCAAAGTGGAAGACATTATCGGTAAACCATTATCGCCATATGCAATTACAAAATATGTGAATGAGCTTTATGCCGATGTATTTTCAAAAACTTACGGAATTGAGACCATAGGGCTTAGATATTTTAATGTTTTTGGAAGAAGACAGGACCCTAACGGCGCATACGCCGCGGTAATTCCAAAATTCACCATGCAACTCATGAATCATGAATCGCCCGTTATTAATGGAGATGGGAGCTTTTCAAGAGACTTTACGTACATTGATAATGTAGTTGAAATGAACGTTAGAGCTCTTTTAGCTGACAATAAGCAAGCTCTTAACACCGTTTACAATACAGCCTACGGCGAACGTACGGATTTAAAGGAGCTAGTAGAACTATTAAAACAATACTTAAGTAAGTACGACTCTGAAATTGGGAACATTCAAGTAACCTATGGTCCTGAGAGGCAAGGAGATGTACCTCATTCTCTAGCCTCTATTGACAAGGCCCGAAAAAACCTAGGCTATAACCCTCAGTTCAATATAAAAGCAGGACTAATGTCGGCTATGGATTGGTATTGGAACAATTTAAAATAA
- a CDS encoding MBOAT family O-acyltransferase, whose protein sequence is MLFNSIDFAIFLPVVFVLYWFVFNKNLKAQNFLIVVASYFFYGWWDWKFLSLIAFSTLVDYSIGVALSNEYSDLKRKILLWTSISVNLGFLGFFKYYNFFLDNFISAFSLFGHTLNTNTLNIILPVGISFYTFQTLSYTIDVYRKQLEPTKDFIAFSAFVCFFPQLVAGPIERATHLLPQFYSKRKFNYALAVDGLRQILWGLFKKIVIADNCAQYANQIFNNSDQFSGSSLLLGAFFFTFQIYGDFSGYSDIAIGTSRLFGFDLMKNFAFPYFSRDIAEFWRRWHISLSTWFRDYLYIPLGGSRGGTWTKIRNTFIIFLVSGFWHGANWTFIIWGALNALYFLPLMLLGKNRQNLGIAAENNTLPSIKELFQISTTFIITVLAWIFFRAENVTHAFSYLTGIFDKSFFSYPEIFPTTTIVLVILFIGIEWLQREKNHGLEIYGNGLLTSRPVRWGMYLGLIILIFSFGGSQQEFIYFQF, encoded by the coding sequence ATGCTATTCAATTCTATAGATTTTGCAATTTTCCTACCAGTGGTCTTCGTTTTATATTGGTTTGTTTTCAACAAAAACCTCAAAGCACAAAATTTTCTTATTGTAGTTGCTAGTTATTTTTTTTATGGCTGGTGGGATTGGAAATTTCTAAGTTTAATTGCCTTTAGCACTCTGGTTGATTATTCAATAGGAGTAGCTTTATCAAACGAATACAGCGATTTGAAACGGAAAATTTTACTTTGGACCAGTATCAGTGTAAACTTGGGTTTTCTAGGGTTTTTTAAGTATTATAATTTTTTCTTAGATAATTTCATATCTGCTTTTTCCCTTTTTGGACACACCCTAAACACTAATACTCTTAACATCATTTTACCGGTGGGCATAAGTTTCTATACTTTTCAAACATTGAGTTACACTATAGATGTCTATAGAAAACAACTTGAACCCACAAAAGATTTCATTGCATTTTCAGCATTTGTTTGCTTTTTCCCACAATTAGTTGCTGGCCCCATTGAACGCGCCACCCATCTATTGCCACAGTTTTATAGTAAAAGAAAATTTAATTACGCGCTTGCCGTTGATGGCTTACGTCAAATATTATGGGGGCTCTTTAAAAAAATTGTCATTGCAGATAACTGTGCTCAATACGCAAATCAAATTTTCAATAATTCTGACCAATTTTCAGGAAGTAGTTTATTACTAGGCGCCTTTTTCTTTACTTTTCAAATTTATGGCGATTTCTCGGGTTATTCAGATATTGCCATAGGAACTTCACGTCTATTTGGTTTTGATTTAATGAAAAATTTTGCTTTCCCTTATTTTTCCAGGGATATTGCAGAATTCTGGAGAAGATGGCACATTTCATTGTCTACTTGGTTTAGAGACTACCTTTATATTCCTCTTGGGGGTAGTCGAGGAGGCACTTGGACAAAGATTAGAAATACATTCATTATATTTCTTGTAAGTGGTTTTTGGCACGGGGCCAATTGGACGTTTATTATATGGGGAGCACTCAACGCTTTATACTTTTTACCACTAATGTTATTAGGAAAAAATCGACAAAATCTTGGTATTGCAGCTGAAAATAATACTTTACCCAGTATTAAGGAACTATTTCAAATAAGTACCACATTTATAATTACCGTACTGGCATGGATTTTTTTTAGAGCAGAAAATGTAACTCATGCTTTTAGTTATCTAACAGGAATTTTTGACAAATCTTTTTTTTCATATCCAGAAATTTTTCCCACCACCACAATCGTTTTAGTAATTTTATTTATTGGTATAGAATGGCTTCAACGAGAAAAAAATCACGGACTTGAAATTTACGGTAATGGACTATTAACAAGTCGCCCGGTTAGGTGGGGAATGTATTTAGGACTAATTATACTGATTTTCTCTTTTGGCGGATCTCAACAAGAATTTATTTACTTTCAATTCTAA